Proteins encoded together in one Anaerotignum propionicum DSM 1682 window:
- a CDS encoding PfkB family carbohydrate kinase — protein sequence MTQREREIYEIIRDMPMIEQSEIAQKLNITRSSVAVHITNLQKKGYILGRGYLLKEQDYIIGIGAANVDIHGMSKKSIILRDSNPGNMNSSAGGVTRNVSENLARLGAPVRLITALGDDIYADQIRNECTAAGIDFSHSMVVEKHPSSTYISILDESGDMFVAMSDMSVLQRMNMEFLKSKSGIISGAKYITCDAGLPEEVLEGILDVYGSQTPVFIDPVSCTYAEKLKPIIGKVDTLKPNRMEMEVISGMKIQSETDLERASDVLLEKGLKHIYVSLGADGCFYMNRDGVKIKRALKPLDQMVNATGGGDAFMAAVLYARLFDFNVDETVDFALAAGVAAISYKGTINPNMSVNLIEKVLEERK from the coding sequence TTGACACAAAGAGAGCGGGAAATATACGAAATTATCCGTGATATGCCCATGATTGAGCAAAGTGAAATTGCCCAGAAGCTAAACATAACCCGTAGCTCCGTGGCTGTGCACATCACGAATTTGCAGAAGAAGGGATATATTCTGGGACGAGGCTATTTGCTTAAGGAGCAGGATTACATCATCGGAATCGGTGCGGCAAATGTGGATATCCACGGCATGAGCAAAAAGAGTATTATTTTAAGGGACAGCAACCCCGGAAATATGAATTCTTCCGCAGGTGGGGTTACAAGAAATGTTTCGGAAAATCTGGCAAGGCTTGGAGCACCAGTGAGGCTGATTACGGCTTTGGGTGACGATATCTATGCAGATCAGATTCGCAACGAATGTACTGCCGCGGGTATTGATTTTTCTCACAGCATGGTAGTTGAAAAGCATCCTTCTTCAACATATATCTCAATTTTAGATGAAAGCGGAGATATGTTTGTTGCCATGTCTGATATGTCGGTATTACAACGCATGAATATGGAATTTTTGAAGTCAAAATCCGGCATCATCAGCGGAGCCAAATATATTACCTGCGATGCAGGACTTCCTGAAGAGGTTTTGGAGGGGATTCTTGATGTGTATGGAAGCCAAACCCCTGTTTTTATTGACCCGGTTTCTTGTACCTATGCGGAGAAACTAAAGCCAATTATAGGCAAGGTCGATACATTAAAACCGAACCGCATGGAGATGGAAGTCATCAGTGGGATGAAAATACAAAGTGAAACTGATTTAGAGCGGGCATCAGATGTGCTTTTGGAAAAAGGTCTAAAGCATATTTATGTGAGCTTAGGTGCTGACGGTTGTTTTTATATGAATCGGGATGGCGTAAAAATAAAACGAGCGCTAAAGCCCTTAGATCAAATGGTAAATGCCACCGGCGGTGGAGATGCATTTATGGCTGCCGTGCTGTATGCAAGGTTATTTGATTTTAATGTAGATGAAACGGTGGACTTTGCTTTAGCAGCAGGTGTTGCAGCCATCTCCTATAAAGGAACTATAAATCCGAA